A segment of the Symmachiella macrocystis genome:
ATGACTTTCCGCGAAACTATTACGGCTGCATCACGGCGATGGACGAACAAGTCGGGCGGCTGCGGCAGACGTTGCGTGATTTAAACGTGGCGGACAACACGTTGGTGACGTTTTGTTCCGACAACGGCCCGGAGGGTCAAGCGAAAACATCCCCCGGTTTGGCCGGTCCGTATCGCGGCCGCAAACGCGATTTGTACGAAGGGGGCGTCCGCGTGCCGGCACTGATCGAATGGCCCGCAAAGATCGCCGCCGGCAGGGTGAGCGATTATCCAGCAGTCACCAGCGACTACCTGCCGACGATCTTGGAACTGCTCGGCGTGCAAATCCCCACCGATCGCGCGATCGACGGCGCAAGCCTGTTGCCGCTGATCGAAACAAATGTCACCGAGCGACCCAGCCCCATCGGTTTTCAACACCACGATGCATTGGCCTGGACGGACAATCGCTACAAGCTCATCAACAACACTCGTAAACGCAAACGCGACCCAAACGGCAAACCGCTCCGACCACCAGTATTTGAGTTGTACGACCTCCTGGCCGATCCACAGGAAGCCCACGATATCGCCGCCGAACATCCGGAAGTCGTGAAGCGGATGCAAACGGAGTTGCTGGCGTGGCAAGCATCGTGCAAACCGGTCGACAGTCGGCAGTAGAAGTCATACGGAAAGGTTGGTGGCGAGTTGGCGTGGAAGAATGCCGCCGGTTTAGCGGTCTCTCGAATTTTACGGTGGTAGGAGACCTTCGGTCATGAGGGTAGCGGGGGCGGGAGACCCGCGCACAACAAGTGGGGGGAGTGGCCGGTGGCTAGTGGCGAGTGGCCAGTAAAGAGAAGGTGAAGAATAGGGTTGGAGGCTCGTTTGATTTTGAGTGCGAGCCTCACGCCTGTTCCCTCACACCTCATGCCTATGTTGGGAGACCTTCGGTCGCGACGGTGCGGGGTCGGGAGACCCGCGCACAACGAGTGATGCGGAGCGGTGAAGGGAGTTGCCTGAGTAGGGCGGGTGAAACGATTGGCGTGCCTAACACATTTGACATACAATCCAACCGCCGCAAGCCTGTCCCCTCAAGCCCCAAGCCGACTTTGCCAAAGGAAGCGCCATGGCAGACCCAGCACCTCAATTGCCGAAGACGAAGCGCCGTGCGCGCTGGCCGTATCTATTGGCCGCTGCGGCCGTGTTGGCCGTGATCAGCATCAAGTGGCTGGTGCCGATTGCGATGGAGCAACGGGCGCTGGCGGTGATTCGTGCGGAGTGTCCGGATGTGGGGATCGAAAATTCATCGGCACCGCCTCCCGCCCCACCGACAGTTATCACGGGGTTTCGCAGTTTGCGAGCGACTTTAGCAATGTCGATTTGGAAACCGACAAATTTACATGCCGAATACGTCGGTCCGGATTTTCTTCGGGAGTGGACTGGGCATGAGTTCCTGCGGGTGCGAACGATCGAGGGGTCGGCTAACGATTTGCGTCCCGCAGCCGATCAGTTGCGATGGCTGCAAGACGTTGTCGATGTCGAATTGTATAGCGTATATGATGACGATATTGAATATGTCAGGCATTACACCAATCTAGAGTCGTTGACACTAAACACCGAAATTACGGATACCGGGCAACCCTGCATCACGGATGCTGGCATATCGAGGCTTAACAGTTTATTTGAATTAAGAAGTTTAAATTTACGCGACGCCCATATCAGCGGTCGCGGATTCGCCACCTTGTCGGAACTGGATCAGCTGGAAGAATTGGATCTCACGCACACGCAGTTGACCGATGACGGACTAGACCACGTCTGCGAATTGAGCGGACTCAAATCGTTGCAATTTGCGGGCACACGCGTGACGGATGACGGTTTAGTCCACTTGAAGAATCTGCCGCGACTTGAATCGCTCATGCTCTTGGGGTTGCCCATTACAGATAACGGCTTAAAACATCTGTCGGATCTGAAGCAACTCAAGACGTTGAGCTTGTTGGAGACCAAGGTCACTGACGCCGGACTGCCCTATCTACTCACTCTCGACAACTTGGAAGACCTCGACCTGTCCGAAACAAAGGTGACGCTCGATGGCGTGCGGCAGCTACACGTCCTCCACAACCTGCGCCGCCTACGACTGGGAGGCTTTGGGATGACCGATGCCCAACGCGGCGAATTCCAACAAGCCTTGCCGGGCTGCAAAGTGACGCGTTATTGATTGGCGCCACACAGTGAATTCTTGCCAAGGACAAAACATGGCAGACGCAGCGACTCAACTGCCAAAGACGAAACGCCGTGCGCGCTGGCCGTATTTGCTAGCTGTTGTCGCACTGTTGGCGGTGATCAGCGTGAAGTGGCTAGTGCCGATTGCGCTGGAGCAGCGGGCGATTGCGGTGATTCGTGCGGAGTGTCCGGATGTGGATGTCGACGTCCCAGAATTCATGCCGGACGGAAGGAAGGGCCCCTCACGGGTTGGTTGGATGCATCTGATCCATACCCGCCGCCGACAAAGGACATTAGTCAAAACGGATTTTCTCGGGCCAACAGAACTGCAACGACGGATGGAACATGGTCTTTTGTGGGTGGTGTCTATCGACGGTCCGGCGGAGTATTTGCGCCCTGCTGCGAGTCAATTGCATCGGTTGCAAAGCGTAGAACGAATCAAACTCGACGATGCTACTGATGAGGATTTGGTGTATCTCGGCCAATTGTCTGAACTAGAAGATTTGAACGTGGCTTATAGCGATAGCATTACCGACGCTGG
Coding sequences within it:
- a CDS encoding leucine-rich repeat domain-containing protein is translated as MADPAPQLPKTKRRARWPYLLAAAAVLAVISIKWLVPIAMEQRALAVIRAECPDVGIENSSAPPPAPPTVITGFRSLRATLAMSIWKPTNLHAEYVGPDFLREWTGHEFLRVRTIEGSANDLRPAADQLRWLQDVVDVELYSVYDDDIEYVRHYTNLESLTLNTEITDTGQPCITDAGISRLNSLFELRSLNLRDAHISGRGFATLSELDQLEELDLTHTQLTDDGLDHVCELSGLKSLQFAGTRVTDDGLVHLKNLPRLESLMLLGLPITDNGLKHLSDLKQLKTLSLLETKVTDAGLPYLLTLDNLEDLDLSETKVTLDGVRQLHVLHNLRRLRLGGFGMTDAQRGEFQQALPGCKVTRY